A stretch of DNA from Gallus gallus isolate bGalGal1 chromosome 7, bGalGal1.mat.broiler.GRCg7b, whole genome shotgun sequence:
GCGTTCCCTCCGTCGAAGGGCGCAGCGGCTGCGGGGCGGCTCGGGAGGGTCCCCCCGCGGGTCCCGGGACGATGAGAGCGGAGCTCCCGGTGTTGTACAGTGAACGTTAACACGCGCTGCACCTCTCCCTCCCCGTCGAGTCAGGTCCGAAGCGGCGCTAACTGCGCCCGAGCGGAGGTAGGAGCTCTGCTCGCCGAACCGGCGCTCACGTTTGGCTGTCCGGAGCCGCTAGaaggtgggggtggtggggctgcagggacccCCCAGGGCCGTGAGGTCTCGAATTGGGCGGTGGGGGGCAGAGGCGGCTCCCGTCGGGGCTGCGGCATCTCGGGGGTGACAGCGGTTCGATCCCTTTTCATTCCGTCTTACAACAACTAAACTGCGAGCGGACCGAAACGCGGCTCCACCGCTCCCGGTTCGATCTCAAACCGTTCGGGGAAAGCTTTGCCGGGCGGCAAAGGGGTGAAATTCGGAGCAAACAGTGGAGAGCTGTGAGTCGGGAAAACAAATCCGTAACTTTTTACCGTCTGCCGGGTGCGGGGCACGGAGCGGCCTCGGGCGGCGCGTTGGGTGCACCTCTGTGCTCCTCATCCAATGCCTTAGAGAGATTTAAGGTGAATGTGGACGGGGTAACGCGGCTGTGCCCTacgggggtggtggtggtgattcGGGAATCGGGCTGTGCTGCGCACTGCAGTCCTTTGCTCCGGGATCTGATCCGTACTGCACCAGGTGAGCAACCCCCGCACGAAGCAGAGCTCCGGTCGGTTTGTGTACGGTCACCGTCCGCTCGGAGGGAACGGGGATCCGCAGAAAACTTGCTTCCCTGCGTCACCGCGGAGCCGtcggggaggggtgggaggggtggTTTGGAGGGACGGGGCTGCCGGGGCGAGCAGGGCCACGAGCACATTTCGCCTTTGTCTTAGTTTAGTCCaacttttgtttatttgtttattcattttctcatcCGCGCTCGGGCTGTTCGGAGCGCagcgggcagcagcagcagcacaacaaccctggagcggggcggggggggaggaggggggcggCCGCATCCCGGTGCCCCTCGGAGCGCTTTCCCGATGTGCGGGACGAGACCGCGCCGGGCTGTGCTCGGCTTCTCCCCAGGAGAGCACTACAGGGACGCGGGGAGCTGCGGCGTTAACGGGGCAGATCCCTTggtcctttttctctctcctttttccctcttccccccGCCTTTTAACCATAACCATTTCCCCTCCGTTGTGAAAAGAGCACGGGAAGGAACTGCCATTAACTTCGAGACCAGCCCtggttttcttgtttccttcttttttttccccctctcacCGGAGAACAATACCCGTCTTATCTCCCCCCGAATATATAAATCATAATTGCCCGACAGTTCCCCATTGCAATAAACTTGACCAGCTCTTCCAACGATTAGTTCCGCGTTCTCCCCGCTCTGGTAAAAGTCTTGTTAAACGTGATTAATGTTAAAATAGGCTACTTCTGAACGTACTTTCCAAGATCTTCATCGGGAAAGTGCGTGTATTTGAACTTCTTAAGGAGACGAATCCATGACGAAAGAGGACGGCTGGTAGCAGATAAGAGAGGAGATAGCACTGCGTTTTTGGGTACCAAATGAAATGCTGAttactcccctgcaatgaacagggacacctgcaggtagatcaggttgctcagagccccattcagcctgaccttggatgtctccagggatggagcatccatcTCTTATGGATGGGGAACTACaagggaagagcagagcagaagagccAAGCCCCAGCATGCAAATAGCACAGCAGACATCCCCTCTGGGTTGGAACCATGGTAGACCTCATCACGTCTGAGAATCTTTAACTGGATTGGAAAAATGATCAGTCGCTTTGATTTTTTTGGGGTGGTTCCATGGAGTGGGCTGAGCTTTGCTTGGAATCTCCCCCATGTTCCTGGGTCACTGAGCCATGGTGGGAGCTCATATGGGCAAAccaagcagcactgagctcactCTCCACACGTGCTGTGAATCAGGGTGAGGCCCTGGGGTGGGCAGGGCGCTTCCCACCcattgctgcagagcagagcacagagagctTCACCTGACCTGGGCTGAGCCCCACCTCCACACCAGCAGAGAGCACCGAGGAAGTCTTCATCCATTTCCAGCAGCACCCATTGCACaggatatatgtatatatggcACAGTGCTGCCCAGGTACTGCCCCATCTCCCTCCAGTTTGTACTGCTGGAGCACGTATGGATTTCACAGCACGGGGTCATGACATGGAGCAGTGGGTGAGCTAAGTGTCGCAGCGGCAGCCAGGGCAGTTCACATGCAGCCTTTACTTCTGTAGGTCCTTTTACACACCCACTCACATATTTAAAGTGGATTTCTGGATTAATTTAAGGTTGTTTTGGGTTCTTTCTCTTAAGTGAAAACACACGAGAGCTATGTGTTCTTGTGGAAATGAGCGTAAATATGGATCTGTTTCTGCAGTGGTTTAACATGCAGCTGAGTTTACCTCAGAACACGGCTGTTGTAGGATGtatcatataaatatatatggaGTTACATTTTAGATACTGATCGTGTCCTCCATAGATAATAATACCAGCTGGGGTTATTGCAGGTTCTGTGATGTAGCTGTTTCATATTTGACTTCTTAAAATATGTTTCACTTACTTGTAGACCACACAGGCTCTACCAGGGCCACCTGGTATCTATTAGATCGCTTCAGCCCATGAAACGAAGCTAATCTGATAGCAGTGGAGAAGCTGGGAGCTCTGCCATGGCTTTCAGTGGCAGCAGGATGGGGCTTGGGAGGCTGAGCTGTGAAAACACAGCTCCGTATGACTGTGTTCACATCGAGGAGCAAAACCCCACATGTATGTGGCTGAACATGAATGAGGTCATTAGTGCTATTACCACATATTAGAGTCTCAGTCCTGCTGATGGTTTTCTTGTTTAAGGActcctttctttcagctttttcctgctccagcagtAAGAATTCCCAGAATCAAAGTTACCCATGCCTGTGCCCTTGGGTTCCATAGGAATTCCACATGTATGAAGCTGACAGTAAAGCAGGACTTCAGAATCTGCTTCCGAGCAGCTTAAAAGCTTAGACAATCACTTAATTATGACAGAGTGTGCTTACATGGAGAAATTGAGCACCTCAAATAAATACAGCTGTTCTCTGTGCACAGAACACAGACGGACTTGCAGACAACTCCTTGAGTCACCCAGCCCGGCCCCCGGTATCAAGCAGAGCAAAGGTTGTGCTAACCCAGCCCGAAACCTCTCGCTCTGATCTGGTGCATCTCTGATGCTGTGCTTTCCTTATCCCAGTGGCTGGCTGTTGTGCTTGCAGGGAGAAGTGATCAGCCCGAGCACTGCGGCTctttttgtgttgctgtttctgCACAGGTTCTGCCCTCTACAATGGGACCCAGGCACAGTTTGACATGTTGCTGAGCTTACGAAAAAGTCGTGAAGTAGCCACAAATTCACATAGCAATTCGCAGGAGTTATGTGAGCATTTCAGACAACGCcagaagggagaaaatgtaTAAAGGCAGAGCGTAGAGCCGCCCCAATGTTTGGAACCCCACAGCTCCAAGGAGTACAGTGTGGCCCCGAGCAGCACACCCTGCACTCCAGCATTCCCAGCACACCGTAACAAAGGGCAGAAATGGGGGCAGGTCATGTCCAGTGCACCCAGCGCACTGCCGTGCTGCAGGCTCAGTGCTTTGCTTCTCACTGGTGCAGGATTGGACTCCCTGCGTGTTGCTTTCCCTTTatcctctcctccttttctttcttttctccttttcttgcaGTCTTCAGCATCAGCCCCACAGTGCATCTTTGCTGCCTTTTTGCCATCTCACACGTTCCTGTCTAAAGCACATCGATGTACCTAGGCTGGGGGGCTTGCAATGTTACCAAAAGGGACGTTGCAGGAGGAAAGTTTAAAACCATGGGGCCCAATCCTGAACTCaatcagagctgctgcttcgGTGGGAGCAGCCCTTGTGCTGCATGCACAGGAGCTCCGAAGTTAAAAGGCGGCTGTTCAAAaggctgctttgtttcttgcttGTACCGCGAGTTTCTCATGTAAAGTCCTATATATTCCTCCACAATAAATACATGAAACAGTTAATCCAATGTTATATTGTTTGGTAATATTTTACTTGCAAATGACCGTCGTTTCTTCCCTGCTCTGTTTGTTCTTCTGAATGTCTGTTTTACATTCTGGAAATGGAAGAGCCATTCTTTTAGTGCCCGTTGCTTTCTGATGATAATCGCTATCTCTGTGCCTCGCAGCCGGTCTATACTTTCGATCAGTAAATATTGAACCACGATGGCGAGGAAGGGCTGAGCTATGATACGgccaaaacaagcaaataaaaacgGGCCCACTTTCCTTTTTCGTTGTtacatttctattattttctggATGTTCCTTCCTTACGGGCTATGTCCTCCCATAGGCAGGACAGGGGCACGGTGGCTGTCCCCATGGATGGCAATGCAGGGACAAGGGTTGGTGGCTGTACCGTGTTTGGGGCTGTAGGGGAGCCAGGACAcagtgctggggcttggtgctgtgGTAAATCCCTTTCTGCTGATGCCCAGTTGCAGCGACAACCATGGGGCCAAACCCCCAGCCTTCGCCCAGGCAAAACACCGTTGACTTGAATGGGTGTTTGTAGGGAGATTTGGGGGAAGTCGATGTGGACTTTTGTCTGTGTGAGGACTGAAGGATTTGGTCTACAGTCTTTTACAGTAGGAGGTTCATCAACATGCGGGAAATTCCCACACCCCGTACAGGGCCCCTTTGTACCTCTGTTAGGCAGAAACTCCTGATAAATCGCTGCGTCCTCTGCTCAAAGCTGGGGGTGGGAGAGGAACTGAAGAAACTCCGCATCGGCTAACAGCCTCTTCCCAGGAAAAACTCTCACAAAGCACAACCTGGGTTGCCCAGCAGATCCAGGCAGCAGAAGGGGCCGTGTCCATCCACGTGCTGGAGCCCACTGGCATCGTACTCTGAGGTCACCAAAATTATACGATCCCTTTAAAGCTGCTCTGTGCAACTTGAGGGACACTCAGTTATGCAGGGCACTTGCTTGAGAGCGTCAATTAGGATCTCTTTGGGCACAATCGTTTTTTAGAGATCCGCTTGACATCAGTGCCCTGTTGGAGTTTGTTGGAGAGTCTGCTGCTGTCCAGGTGTCAGaatgaagcatttgtttttgaGATGCCCTATAAACCCGTCAGTGCAGGGCAGCCAGCTGGGTGCCTGGCCGTGGTTGGCCACGTTGGGAAGGGTCCAAATgttgcagagagctgcagtgctcacCGCACGGTATCAGAAATGCAATCATTCGGCAGCAGGATGTATTGATAGAGACACCACCTTATAAATAATCCATTCCTACTCTGGTGGTGGGAGATGCTGGAAGTAATATTCTCTACCTTGGAAAGGTGTCATTCAAGAACTGGTTGGGGATTCGATGCCAGCCTGGTGTCACAGCTACGAGAGGCAATAACCAGTCCAAATAGAGCATTAACCCTCAGCCTTATCGCTCACGGACCCATTATGCCTTCCTATAATTTACCAATAAATATCCAGATGAACtaaacagtacagaaaatgtAAAGGTGGTAAACATGCTCTCTGCTGAATTATTCTGTGCTAGGAAAGTGGCTGGTGGCAGAACTGAattatttaatgttattttcctgTATCACGTAGGCGAAGTATAAGCTTCATTTTTGGATTATGATTTGTATTATGAAATGCTTATCAAGTGTTTTCCAAAGATTAGtttagttttaattaaataaaccTTTCTCAGGAGAAAGCTCCCAACTACTCTTCGTACCCAGAGGCGACCGTacttgttgtttttaattatttttcactgttacCCAAACTGCTTTGGGTACTCCTGCCCAATTAAATCAAAGACACGGGCTTCTTATACACAAtatgtttaatatttaattttaatcaaattaattaaattgtttatttaattttatgtgCATTATTGTGCGTGGAGCAATGCAAAATTTATGATAGGAAGAATTTGTGGGAGCTTTCAAACAAGCTAATTACCGAGGTAAAAAGAGACTTCTGCTGTCTGCCCAGGGAGAAGGCATTCGACCGTAAGGAAATAACCAAACAGACGTTGTTTGGATGAAACAAGAGGTGGTTGCGCAGCATTAAGAACTATTTGTTTTACCGTATTTTGTCTTGTAACCATCACTTGATTGTCTGTAACAGATCTGACAACAGTCTGCTTCTACCACCGGTGCAGGCAGGTGCCCAGGTGTTTAGCAGGGCCAGTAAACCTAACGCTGCAATACAAATGGATGAGGAATATTGAAACCCAGCAGCTCGCGTGCCACAGATGTACGTTGTTGGTCACACCCGGAGCCTTTTTCCTCCCACTGCATCCATTTATCCCACAGGTAATCTTtatgagagctgctgctgttcactGAAAAGAGCAGAGAACAGTCAACAGGCTTCATTCTTATTTCAAACTAAGTGTGGTTTTGGGTGGATTATGTTTTGCGGTAGATATTTTTTGAAGGAGGTAATCTTTTTCACCCAAAGTGGGAGGCACGATTTTCTCACCTGGCGGTCCGTTGTTCCAGGGAGTACCATTGCATCACCTCCATTCTCACTATTTCTGGAGGAAGTTAATAgccaagaaaaagcagaattattttttatgatttGCCTGACGTTAGCCTGCAGTCTGTGCAGGAACACAGCCCCAGAGCCGCTGTACCCAGTAGGGCTGTGCTGTAGGCAATGATGGGTTTAGAACAGGTCCTTGGGGTTGATTTCTTCACCCCAGAGGAGGCAAAAGCCAATGCTGCACCCGGCTGTACTCATGGGAAAAGCATGGGGAAATGTTTTGGCTCTGCTGGGCTTTGTTTTGGCATTGCTGGGAGTTGTTTTTCCACGGAAAGGCAAAAGGAGCTAGGAGGATTCCCAACCAGTGTGAAGCAGTGATGGGCACTgtcccttttccctctgcaaGGGTTAAAAACGACTTCACAGTAAAACATAACTTCTCTGAGCATTGTgacaattaaaacaaatgtaaataaatgcatttgtgGGAATAATTTGTAGAATAATTAACAGCTCCTGGGCCCAAGAGCAGAATGGCTAAAAACAATCTTCCTTGAACGTCAGAGACATTCATAGAGCAATAGTTTTATTTCAGCAGATTAAATAGTATCATAAAAGTAGCTGATGatgcagtaaattaaaaatcagaCTGGGGCCGATTttacagcagctttttttttggtctaatACAATTACCCATTTCTGGCTAAACATTAGTTTTAAATCAACAGCGTTTGTCACAAAGAATTTTCCCTTGAAACTGTGAGAAGAATTTGAAACAAGAGCAATATTACCAGATACAGAAATCCTGGAGAGATCTTAATACTGAGGGAGCACACGCTGGAATGGCTCCTTGGTATGCAATGCTTTCCCTACTGCTGTGCCTGCATGGGCAGAGCATTCCCTGCACACCATACCTCAAGTACCTGCAGACCCTGCCAGGCACATCCTCTCCAGTTCGTAGAGATACTCCATCAGCTCAGCTTGTTTATACctaaaagaggaaagaacaagCAATGAGGATGGGACTGAGCCAAGAAGGGGCTCGCTGTTGGCTGGCCACAGAGCCTTGTCCATCCTTCTCCTTCCTTGGGAACTTGTGAAAagacactggaaaaaagaacaagtgaGTCAAGCCGATGGGTTATGGTAGAGAACAGACACCTCAAGGTAAGAATGAATGGGTGTGCCAGCAACCAAGACACGCACAGCCTGCCCTGAGTGCTTGCAATAAAGCGGGCAGAAGCTCGGAAATAAGGTGTAAGGTGTAAATCAGGGCAGGCAACCTGTAAGGGAGAAGTGGCTGTATGATTTACAGGGTAAATTATTGGCTTCACTAGATTTCATTATCTTCACCAAACTGTTCTTTATATTTCAgcatgtttatattttattcagaGAGTTTTTCTGGGAAGGAGGCTGAGCACGCATGCTGTCACCATTTCCTCCGATGCGTGCAGGGTTCCCGGAGATATTTATAAAGGCAAACTTTGACTTTTATAGGCAGGGCAAGATTATTTTCCCTAGCTAAATATATGTTTTAGTAAGTGTGCTAGAGGTACTTTAATAAATGTGAGTGCTATCCGATGAACTTACCGCAACAGCTGCTGCGTGTCCATGCTGGCATGCTGCTTTAAGATTGATGGTGGAGGACTGGTAGGAGACCCTATCTCAGCACCCTCAGCTTCCCCAGCACAGTGAATACATGCCCACAGCACCacctgtgctttctgctttggttttgtctGTTTCTGGCCTGTGAACCCCAGAACTCTGTGAGAAGTGTTTTTGGCTGATCCCGCTGTTGTTACTTGTGGGGTGATGGGAAAAGGCACATGGGGTGAGTTTTCACCATGTTCATCACTTGGGTAGAGACCTCACCAAAAAAAGAGGCAAACAGAAGGGGAAGTGCAAGGCTGGAGGTTTTGTCAGCAAAAAGCTGAGTCCTCAGCTTACGGAAAGGACAACCTGCCCCTTCCTGCTGGTCACTTCCATCAACATGTGCTGATGTATATGTAATTTCTATTTAATCCAGCACtagttcttttccttccccttgtCCATGTTATCAGCTGTGGCATTACCCAACTTCACCTGTCCTTTCTGCAAGATGTGTTCTCAGGCTCTCCTGTGTCTGCAGCTTCACTCTCATAGCCATGGTTGTAGGAAGGGgcatcttagaatcatagaaccatacaatagtttgagttggaagggacctttaactGCAgcctggtccaactcccctgcaatgaacagggacacctacagctctatcaggtgctcagagccccgtcctgCCTGACCTCGAATGGTTCCAAGGACATggcattcaccacctctctgggcaacctcttcttCTTGTGCATCAGCTGACAGGAGCAACTTCCAAACCTGTGCCCCAGGTTCCATGGCACCCAGCATCTGAGTCAGCACTGCAGGTCTTAAGGAAGGGTAATCTTGACCTGATGGAGCAGAAACACTCCATGGTGTTTTTCAGATCCACCAcg
This window harbors:
- the LOC124418118 gene encoding uncharacterized protein LOC124418118 — protein: MISNDVYLEGSDGRELYKRAPLSSPPLSGLRARRCPAPRSLRRRAQRLRGGSGGSPRGSRDDESGAPGVRRLPSGLRHLGGDSGSIPFHSVLQQLNCERTETRLHRSRFDLKPFGESFAGRQRGEIRSKQWRAVSRENKSVTFYRLPGAGHGAASGGALGAPLCSSSNALERFKVNVDGVTRLCPTGVVVVIRESGCAAHCSPLLRDLIRTAPAQDLWPERMKCKSTSSLCCAGSQGNEKQISYRFIPICDLML